The Pseudomonas cucumis sequence CTGTCACCTGGACCTGAGCAAAGTACGTGGGAGCGGCGAATGGCAAGTCACCCGGGAAAGCAACCTGCCGCGCCTGTTCGACGATTGCGAACGCGGTGCCGTGCCTGCACTGGGCGAATCCTACGGGATGGATATGGTCATCGACCCACTGCTGACCCGGCAGAAAGACATCTACCTCGAAGCCGGCAACCACAGCAATCTGGTGCACATGAGCGTGCCGGAATTTCTGAAAATGGTGCCCCATGCCCAGGTGTGCGAGTTGAGTCAGTCGGCATAGCGTTGATCTGACTACCGTCATCGCGGGCAAGCCTCGCTCCCACAGGACTTGCGAAAACCCTGCGGGAGCGGGCTTGCCCGCGAATAGCCGCACCGCAGTCACCCATTCAATACGATCAAGAAGGAGCCAAACATGGAATCCCCTACCCACAGCCTCTCATCCCTCTTCAAACAACTCGGCCTGCCTGATGACGCCGAAAGCATCGATAAATTCATCGCCACCCATTCACCACTCAAACCCGAACTGCACCTGGCGGACGCGTTCTTCTGGAGTGAGAGCCAGGCAGAGCTGCTGCGTAAGGAGATTCTGGATGATGCCGATTGGGCGGAGGTGGTAGATCAGCTGGATGTGCTGTTGAGGAAGGGGCGGGGGGTGTAAAAAAAATGGTGAGTGGTCAGAAATGAGCAAAAACTTAATTTGTCAGCTTTTTCCAGGGTTGCTCAGGTAATAGACCAGAATAAAGTCGTTTCTTTGGGTGGCGGCCGGGAAAGCGGACGAACGCAAGGGTCACACCCCGGCAAACCCTGAAGCCGTTGCTATGCTTTGACTTGATGGGGGCGCGCGGCGAACCCGTCGATCAAGGCTTGCGTTGGTCATGGGGATCTAATAATGAAAAACCCTTACGCTCCCGGCTTCTGGTGCGCCATTGCGGCATTGGTTTTGCTGTCGGCCACCTATTTCTACGGCGTCATGCTGGCCCACCAGCTCGACACGGCGCTGATATTCCTCGACAGCGTGGTGGCGTTGATCGCCGTGATGGCTATCGTGGTGGTCGCCTGGGCTTCTTTACAGAGCCAGCGCATCAAGAAACGACAACTCGAACAAGGCAAGACCCTGGTGCTGATCTGGGATACCAAGGTGGCTTTGCGTCGCGTCGAAACGGTATTCGACCGGTATTTCTGGGGCAGTTACTGGCAACCGGGGCGCACCTTCCAGGAAGTCATGGGCGAACTCACCGGCACGCCGCTGGAAAAGAGCCTCGAAACCTTGAAAAAACAATGCCTGGCGCTGGACAAGCAAGTGGCCGATGAGGGCTGGCACTGGCTCAACAATGCCCGAGAGCTGTCCGATGTCGCCAACGCCATGGCCCGCGAACGCTATCAGTTGGATTTCTGCGACCCGCGCGCGGAAGTGACCGGCGGGGCGGTGATCAATCGGGATTTCGAAGTGCTGGTGTATACGTGGACGGCGCGGCTGAAAAGCTTCGATCATCAGCTTGATGAAATTGAAGTGCAGTATTCGTGAATTGAGGTTGGCTGGAC is a genomic window containing:
- a CDS encoding aminoacyl-tRNA deacylase: MRMAKTVQNSLDKAHCEYDIVSHPHSASSLETARLAGIPAERVAKSVILDDSHGHYLMAVLPASCHLDLSKVRGSGEWQVTRESNLPRLFDDCERGAVPALGESYGMDMVIDPLLTRQKDIYLEAGNHSNLVHMSVPEFLKMVPHAQVCELSQSA
- a CDS encoding DUF2789 domain-containing protein, whose amino-acid sequence is MESPTHSLSSLFKQLGLPDDAESIDKFIATHSPLKPELHLADAFFWSESQAELLRKEILDDADWAEVVDQLDVLLRKGRGV
- a CDS encoding NADH:ubiquinone oxidoreductase subunit N, whose amino-acid sequence is MKNPYAPGFWCAIAALVLLSATYFYGVMLAHQLDTALIFLDSVVALIAVMAIVVVAWASLQSQRIKKRQLEQGKTLVLIWDTKVALRRVETVFDRYFWGSYWQPGRTFQEVMGELTGTPLEKSLETLKKQCLALDKQVADEGWHWLNNARELSDVANAMARERYQLDFCDPRAEVTGGAVINRDFEVLVYTWTARLKSFDHQLDEIEVQYS